The following coding sequences lie in one Apium graveolens cultivar Ventura chromosome 3, ASM990537v1, whole genome shotgun sequence genomic window:
- the LOC141713641 gene encoding uncharacterized protein LOC141713641, with the protein MHETDLHDLSDDADYAASLQQGSASMTRSDSSKHSSASDPEGAELVYLKDNVTIHPTQYASERISGRLKLIKQGSSLFMSWFPYKGHSSNAKISERDKNLYTIRAVPFTEIRSIRRHTPTLGWQYIIVVLSSGLAFPPLYFYNGGVREFLGTVKQHVSLVRSAEDANVFLVNDFQDPLQRTLSSLELPRAVSIASGQSQSNSTSSSPSSRNHEKTSESTFDGSLSSIYQSGRQRQKNNDPARDLSIQVLEKFSLVTRFARETTSQLFRENSDGFGISEKRNHNQSSHNYSHATTADDVKVPAEIPVVPDPLEVDKLTLVWGKPRQPPMGPEEWECFLDPEGRVLDEKSLRKRIFYGGVEHPLRKEVWTLLLGYYGHDSTYVEREYMMAVKKTEYETIKKQWQSISAEQAKRFTKFRERKGLIDKDVVRTDRSLSFYEGDDNPNVNVLRDILLTYSFYNFDLGYCQGMSDLLSPILFIMQDESEAFWCFVSLMERLGPNFNRDQNGMHSQLFALSKLVELLDSPLHNYFKQKDCLNYFFCFRWVLIQFKREFEYEQILRLWEVLWTHYLSEHLHLYVCVAILKKYRSKIMGEQMDFDTLLKFINELSSQIELDPILRDAEALCIVAGENGAASIPPGTPPSLPIEDGSFLPYQDDDVL; encoded by the exons ATGCACGAAACCGATTTGCACGATTTATCCGATGATGCTGATTACGCTGCTTCTCTGCAACAA GGTTCGGCGAGCATGACTCGAAGTGATAGTAGTAAACATAGTTCAGCGAGTGATCCAGAAGGTGCTGAATTGGTTTATTTGAAGGATAATGTTACGATTCATCCCACACAGTATGCGTCGGAGAGGATCAGTGGAAGATTGAAGTTGATTAAACAAGGATCTTCTCTGTTTATG TCGTGGTTTCCGTATAAAGGGCATAGCTCAAATGCTAAGATTTCTGAGAGAG ACAAGAACCTGTATACAATAAGGGCGGTGCCTTTTACGGAGATCAGATCGATTCGGAGGCACACACCTACTCTTGGCTGGCAATACATTATTGTTGTTTTATCATCAG GTCTTGCATTTCCTCCCCTCTATTTTTACAATGGCGGAGTCCGTGAATTTTTGGGTACTGTAAAGCAACATGTTTCTCTTGTAAG GTCAGCAGAAGATGCAAATGTATTTCTTGTCAATGATTTTCAAGACCCTCTCCAG AGAACGTTGTCTTCATTAGAGCTTCCGAGGGCTGTTTCCATTGCAAGTGGACAATCACAATCTAATTCGACAAGTTCATCCCCCTCAAGTAGAAACCACGAGAAAACCAGTGAAAGTACTTTTGATGGCAGTTTGAGTAGTATTTACCAAAGTGGTCGGCAGAGGCAGAAGAACAATGATCCTGCTCGGGATCTTTCAATTCAAGTGTTAGAAAAATTCTCTCTTGTGACAAGATTTGCTAGGgaaacaacttcacagctctttCGCGAAAATAGCGATGGCTTTGGTATTAGTGAGAAGAGGAACCATAACCAGTCTTCACATAATTACTCTCATGCTACAACTGCAGATGATGTCAAGGTTCCTGCTGAAATTCCTGTTGTCCCAGATCCTTTGGAG GTTGACAAATTAACACTAGTGTGGGGAAAACCACGGCAACCCCCCATGGGTCCTGAAGAG TGGGAGTGTTTCTTGGATCCTGAAGGACGGGTACTAGATGAAAAATCGTTAAGAAAGAGAATTTTTTATGGGGGAGTGGAGCATCCACTACGGAAAGAG GTCTGGACATTATTGTTGGGTTATTATGGACATGATTCCACTTATGTGGAAAGGGAGTATATGATGGCAGTCAAGAAAACAGAGTATGAGACCATTAAGAAGCAGTGGCAG AGCATCTCTGCAGAGCAGGCAAAAAGATTTACCAAATTCAGAGAAAGGAAAGGTCTTATCGATAAAGATGTG GTAAGAACCGACAGGTCGCTATCGTTCTACGAAGGGGATGACAATCCAAATGTGAATGTTCTACGTGATATACTTCTGACATATTCATTCTACAATTTTGATCTTGGTTATTGTCAG GGCATGAGTGATCTTCTATCCCCAATTCTGTTTATTATGCAAGATGAATCAGAAGCATTTTGGTGTTTTGTTTCACTGATGGAAAGACTTGGGCCCAATTTTAATCGCGATCAAAATGGCATGCATTCTCAATTATTTGCTTTGTCAAAG CTTGTTGAATTGTTAGACAGCCCTTTGCACAACTACTTCAAGCAAAAGGACTGCTTGAACTATTTCTTCTGTTTCCGTTGGGTCCTTATACAATTTAAAAG AGAATTTGAATATGAGCAAATACTGCGACTATGGGAAGTTTTGTGGACACATTATTTGAGTGAGCATCTGCACTTGTATGTGTGTGTGGCAATTCTAAAGAAATATCGAAGCAAGATAATGGGAGAACAAATGGATTTCGATACATTGTTGAAATTTATTAATGAACTAAGTAGTCAAATAGAGCTTGATCCAATCCTGCGAGATGCAGAGGCTTTGTGCATTGTAGCAGGTGAAAATGGAGCGGCTTCCATCCCTCCCGGGACTCCACCTTCATTACCTATTGAGGACGGTTCATTTTTACCTTACCAAGATGATGATGTTCTGTAA
- the LOC141713642 gene encoding serine/threonine-protein kinase PBL35-like, translated as MENKCGCWAILRRSVSSGNCKSSDFRTSPNSIPRPSLVYDAVTETRYLNASNREMCAPNDAQNSLDIPNSESKMMRQLLQFTFQELKSATGNFRPDSILGEGGFGFVFKGWIEENGTAPAKPGSGITVAVKSLKPDGLQGHREWVAEVDFLGQLHHHNLVKLIGYCIEDDQRLLVYEFMTRGSLENHLFRRTVPLPWSNRIKIALGAAKGLAFLHAGSEPVIYRDFKTSNILLDSEYNAKLSDFGLAKAGPQGDKTHVSTRVVGTYGYAAPEYVMTGHLTSKSDVFSFGVVLLEILTGRRSMDKKRPSGEQNLVAWARPYLADKRKFYQLVDPRLEMNYSVKGVQKVSQLAYNCLSRDPKSRPSMDEVVKVLTPLQGLNDLAILSYHTRLSQQGRRKKKPDGPHQYNYNQTRSMRSSPWNASKQQHLK; from the exons ATGGAGAACAAGTGTGGTTGCTGGGCAATTCTGCGGCGCAGTGTTAGTAGTGGCAACTGTAAATCCTCTGATTTCAGAACCTCTCCCAACTCTATTCCTCGACCTAGTCTTGTTTATGATGCAG TTACAGAGACGCGGTACCTTAATGCCAGTAATCGAGAAATGTGTGCTCCAAATGATGCTCAAAACTCTTTGGACATTCCTAATTCAGAAAGCAAAATGATGCGCCAGTTGCTTCAGTTTACTTTCCAGGAGCTAAAATCAGCTACTGGGAATTTTAGACCAGATAGTATACTCGGTGAGGGTGGTTTTGGTTTCGTATTTAAAGGATGGATTGAAGAAAATGGCACAGCTCCAGCGAAACCTGGATCTGGAATCACGGTTGCAGTTAAGAGTCTAAAGCCGGATGGTCTTCAAGGCCATAGAGAATGGGTG GCTGAAGTAGACTTTCTCGGGCAGCTTCATCATCATAACCTTGTCAAGCTAATTGGTTACTGTATTGAAGATGACCAGAGGCTACTTGTTTATGAATTCATGACTCGCGGAAGCCTTGAGAATCACCTTTTTAGAA GAACCGTACCTCTTCCATGGTCCAACAGGATTAAAATAGCACTAGGGGCAGCGAAAGGTTTAGCATTTCTACACGCAGGCTCTGAACCTGTCATCTACAGAGATTTTAAGACATCCAACATTTTGCTTGATTCG GAATATAATGCAAAGCTTTCAGACTTTGGTCTAGCAAAAGCAGGTCCGCAGGGGGATAAAACTCATGTCTCCACGCGGGTTGTTGGGACATATGGTTATGCTGCTCCAGAGTATGTGATGACAG GACATTTGACTTCTAAGAGTGATGTGTTTAGCTTTGGGGTTGTGCTATTGGAGATATTAACCGGTAGGAGGTCAATGGACAAGAAACGGCCTAGTGGAGAACAAAATCTTGTGGCATGGGCTCGGCCTTATTTAGCTGATAAACGCAAGTTTTATCAACTAGTTGATCCTCGGTTGGAAATGAATTACTCTGTAAAAGGAGTGCAAAAAGTATCTCAGCTAGCTTACAACTGCTTAAGCAGAGATCCGAAATCACGTCCTTCCATGGATGAAGTTGTCAAGGTTCTTACTCCGTTACAAGGCCTCAATGATCTTGCTATACTGTCATATCACACTCGACTATCTCAACAAGGCAGGCGCAAGAAGAAACCTGATGGACCTCACCAATATAATTATAACCAAACTAGGAGCATGAGAAGTTCTCCTTGGAATGCTAGCAAGCAACAGCACTTAAAATGA